A region of Ictidomys tridecemlineatus isolate mIctTri1 chromosome 4, mIctTri1.hap1, whole genome shotgun sequence DNA encodes the following proteins:
- the LOC101966286 gene encoding olfactory receptor 13C7, with protein sequence MGKYNQSSVTEFVLLGLTGYPELEAIYFVLVLCMYLVILLGNGVIITVSVCDSHLHTPMYFFLSNLSFLDICYTSSSIPLFLSSFLTSKKTISFSGCGVQMFLSFAMGATECVLLSMMAFDRYVAICNPLRYPIIMSKTSYVPMAAGSWIAGSVNSVLQTSLAMKLPFCGDNVINHFTCEILAVLKLACADISINIISMVVANVIFLVAPVLFIFISYVFILSTILRIPSAEGKRKAFSTCSAHLTVVIIFYGTILFMYAKPKAKDSSGADKEQVTDKIISLFYGVVTPMLNPLIYSLRNKDVKAAVKNILCRKRFLEGM encoded by the coding sequence atggGAAAATACAATCAATCTTCTGTGACAGAATTTGTCTTGCTGGGGCTTACAGGTTACCCAGAGCTTGAGGCCATTTACTTTGTGCTGGTACTTTGCATGTACCTGGTGATCCTGTTGGGAAATGGAGTCATCATCACTGTTAGTGTCTGTGACTCTCACTtgcacacccccatgtactttttcctcagtaaCTTGTcattcttggacatctgctacactaGTTCTTCTATTCCCTTATTTCTCAGCAGCTTCTTAACTTCAAAGAAAACCATCTCCTTCTCTGGATGTGGAGTGCAAATGTTTCTCTCCTTTGCTATGGGAGCCACAGAGTGTGTCCTTTTAAGTATGATGGCATTtgatcgctatgtggccatctgtaacCCTCTGAGATACCCCATCATTATGAGCAAGACTTCTTATGTGCCCATGGCTGCTGGGTCCTGGATCGCAGGGAGTGTCAATTCTGTGTTGCAGACTTCGCTTGCAATGAAGCTTCCTTTCTGTGGTGATAATGTCATTAATCATTTTACTTGTGAAATCTTGGCGGTATTAAAATTGGCCTGTGCTGATATATCCATTAATATTATTAGCATGGTTGTTGCTAATGTGATTTTTCTTGTggccccagtactttttatttttatatcatatgtTTTCATTCTCTCCACCATCCTGAGGATTCCTTCTGCAGAGGGAAAACGGAAGGCCTTTTCCACGTGCTCTGCCCACCTAACAGTGGTTATTATATTCTATGGGACCATCCTGTTCATGTATGCAAAACCCAAGGCTAAAGACTCTTCAGGGGCTGACAAAGAACAAGTCACAGACAAAATCATTTCGCTCTTCTATGGAGTGGTCACACCCATGCTCAATCCCCTCATCTATAGCTTGAGGAACAAAGATGTGAAGGCAGCTGTGAAGAATATACTGTGTCGAAAACGTTTTTTGGAAGGAATGTAA